The DNA sequence GGGTTTTAGCTGATTCGATAATATAGTCGTGGCCTTTGAGCATAAACAGTCGCGCGATGGTGACAAGGACGACGGCATCTTCGGCGATACCGTATTTAAGGCGGAATACTCTTCTGAGTTTTTCAGAGACTGGCTGGAGGAAATCGTCCTCTTCGATAGCTGAATAGGCAGTGGTAAACTGTTCGGGTCGGCCGATGCCAGCGGCGAAGGCCTGCGCGGTCATCGCGTTGGCGACGCTGATGAAGAAATCGGTGCGTTTGGCGGCTGATTTTTCGACGGCGATGTAGAATTTATTTATCAGATCATTTTGATACGGGTGAAAAGCGAGGCCGTGGATTGTGTGGACGATTTTCGTATTGCGTAAGCGGTGCGCTGCGAAGCGGCCGAGGATACCTGCCTTGGCGGAGTGGGTGTGGACGATATCGGGCTGGATTTCTTTCAGGAGTTTTTTTATAGCCATATAGGCAGGGACATCGTGAAACGGGTTAATCTGGCGGCGCAACGAATCTATCACGATTGTTTTATAGCTTTGGTTTCTGGTTTGTTCGAAGAGCTCGCCTTCAGGGCCCAAAGCAGGGCCTGTGATTAGGGTGACATCATGGCCACGCTGGGCGAGCAGCTTGCAGGTAATCAGCGTATTTTCCTG is a window from the Phycisphaerae bacterium genome containing:
- a CDS encoding glycosyltransferase family 4 protein, translating into MKIVHIITRLILGGAQENTLITCKLLAQRGHDVTLITGPALGPEGELFEQTRNQSYKTIVIDSLRRQINPFHDVPAYMAIKKLLKEIQPDIVHTHSAKAGILGRFAAHRLRNTKIVHTIHGLAFHPYQNDLINKFYIAVEKSAAKRTDFFISVANAMTAQAFAAGIGRPEQFTTAYSAIEEDDFLQPVSEKLRRVFRLKYGIAEDAVVLVTIARLFMLKGHDYIIESAKTLSQKYKNAVWLFVGDGNLSERYKEQVRQLGLSEKIKFTGLLPPHQIPLAIASSDILVHCSLREGLARTLPQALASGKPAVSFDVDGAREVVNENTGRLIEPKNVEQLTNACAELIKDKNLRDSLGKAGRESVKEKFAPNTMVNTIESVYRKLLKEKAI